One window of Poseidonibacter antarcticus genomic DNA carries:
- the rimK gene encoding 30S ribosomal protein S6--L-glutamate ligase has product MIVYILSRNENLYSTARLIEAAKAKNWDVKVIDYLKCTIEIMKGELVINYLGKVLPTPDAIIPRIGASRTFYGTAMVRHFEMMDVFSTAGNLAIARSRDKLRSLQVLSKNDVDMPKTVFASNKSSAKDVIALSGGAPLVLKILEGTQGVGVVLVDSEKAAKSVLDAFYGMDVNLLVQEFIEEAGGADIRALVVGGEVVGAMKRQGAEGDFRSNLHQGGSATSYKLNRKEKSTALAAAKAMGLGVCGVDMIPSSRGPLVMEVNSSPGLEGIEKSTQLDIAGKIMDYIEKNVTPADPNKKRRIKRDNIGA; this is encoded by the coding sequence ATGATTGTATATATATTATCAAGAAATGAGAACTTATACTCAACAGCAAGATTAATAGAAGCAGCAAAAGCAAAAAATTGGGATGTAAAAGTTATTGATTATCTAAAATGTACAATTGAAATTATGAAAGGTGAATTAGTTATTAATTACCTTGGAAAAGTATTACCAACTCCTGATGCAATTATTCCTAGAATTGGTGCTAGTAGAACATTTTATGGAACTGCAATGGTTCGACATTTTGAAATGATGGATGTATTTAGTACAGCTGGAAATCTTGCAATTGCTAGAAGTAGAGATAAACTAAGAAGTTTACAAGTTTTATCAAAAAATGATGTAGATATGCCAAAAACTGTTTTTGCATCAAATAAATCAAGTGCAAAAGATGTTATTGCCTTAAGTGGTGGCGCACCTTTGGTTTTAAAAATACTAGAAGGTACACAAGGTGTTGGAGTAGTATTAGTTGATAGTGAAAAAGCAGCAAAATCTGTACTTGATGCATTTTATGGAATGGATGTAAATTTACTTGTTCAAGAGTTTATAGAAGAAGCAGGTGGAGCTGATATTAGAGCTTTAGTTGTTGGTGGTGAAGTTGTAGGAGCTATGAAAAGACAAGGTGCTGAGGGTGATTTTAGATCAAATCTTCATCAAGGTGGAAGTGCAACTTCATATAAATTAAATAGAAAAGAAAAATCAACAGCCTTAGCAGCTGCAAAAGCTATGGGACTTGGTGTTTGTGGTGTTGATATGATTCCATCATCAAGAGGACCACTTGTAATGGAAGTAAATTCATCTCCTGGATTAGAAGGAATTGAAAAATCAACACAATTAGATATTGCTGGAAAAATTATGGATTATATTGAAAAAAATGTAACTCCAGCAGACCCTAATAAAAAAAGAAGAATAAAAAGAGACAATATTGGAGCATAA
- a CDS encoding ATP-dependent zinc protease family protein: protein MKNKKIIGRREIISILDLDLYDLDAKVDTGADSNALHCDNIVIENDMVHFSLLDEVHDSYHGKRISLPLYKVKRVKSSNGEIELRPSIKVQVEFMQERYTSIISLTNRSDMKFPMLIGRRFLANRFLVDVSKEYMSKEIKEEIK from the coding sequence ATGAAAAACAAAAAAATAATTGGTAGAAGAGAAATTATTTCTATTTTGGATTTAGATTTATATGATTTAGATGCAAAAGTAGACACAGGAGCAGATTCTAATGCTTTACATTGTGATAACATTGTAATTGAAAATGATATGGTTCATTTTTCTTTATTAGATGAGGTTCATGACTCTTATCATGGAAAAAGAATTTCTCTTCCTTTATATAAAGTAAAGAGAGTGAAAAGTTCAAATGGTGAGATAGAACTTAGACCTTCAATAAAAGTTCAAGTTGAATTTATGCAAGAAAGATATACAAGTATTATATCTTTAACCAATAGGTCTGATATGAAGTTTCCTATGTTGATAGGAAGACGATTTTTAGCAAATAGATTTTTGGTTGATGTATCTAAAGAATACATGAGTAAAGAAATAAAAGAGGAAATAAAATGA
- a CDS encoding DHH family phosphoesterase, producing the protein MILFHISHTDLDGYGCQLITKEMLSKELFRKGFFYNANYGVEVKLTIKKVLNQIEDFKDDEIFLLISDLNLTTQESKDLDKNINELNANGFNIKFQVLDHHATGQKSADIYDWYYLDINRCASKIVYDYMCEEFDAFTAEEKECLSPLVDTINAVDIWLDHEIKNFEFGKVLLMMVSKAREVNNILFADLNREYRIYLLKESIKYIDERNGNILLDNALHSMKKEFLKLDKKDDTLDNLSAKYLVKSLADVKDKLTVTFKGHKGLLTYCLGGISIPANAFLKANPDFDFFIDIGRKGNASFRADGKVDVSQMAAKIAKGGGHINASGGKFDDFKETINYNDVKTYVQGKLDKI; encoded by the coding sequence ATGATTCTTTTTCATATTTCGCATACAGATTTAGATGGATATGGATGTCAGCTAATTACAAAAGAGATGCTTTCTAAAGAATTATTTAGAAAAGGTTTTTTTTATAATGCAAATTATGGTGTAGAAGTTAAATTAACTATTAAAAAAGTTTTAAATCAGATTGAAGATTTTAAAGATGATGAAATATTTCTTTTAATCTCTGATTTAAATTTAACTACACAAGAATCAAAAGATTTAGATAAAAATATAAATGAACTAAATGCAAATGGTTTTAATATAAAATTTCAAGTATTAGATCATCATGCAACAGGGCAAAAAAGTGCAGATATATATGATTGGTATTATTTAGATATAAATAGATGTGCAAGTAAAATTGTATATGATTATATGTGTGAAGAATTTGATGCTTTTACTGCTGAAGAAAAAGAGTGCTTATCTCCTTTAGTAGATACTATTAATGCTGTTGATATTTGGCTTGACCATGAAATAAAAAACTTTGAATTTGGAAAAGTTTTATTAATGATGGTTTCAAAAGCAAGAGAAGTGAATAATATATTATTTGCAGATTTAAATAGAGAATATAGAATTTATTTATTAAAAGAGTCTATTAAATATATAGATGAAAGAAATGGAAATATATTACTAGATAACGCACTTCATTCAATGAAAAAAGAGTTTTTAAAATTGGATAAAAAAGATGATACTTTAGATAATTTATCTGCTAAGTATCTTGTAAAATCACTTGCTGATGTAAAAGATAAACTTACAGTTACATTCAAAGGTCATAAAGGTCTTTTAACATATTGCTTAGGTGGAATTTCTATTCCTGCTAATGCTTTTTTGAAAGCAAATCCTGATTTTGATTTCTTTATAGATATTGGACGAAAAGGAAATGCTAGCTTTAGAGCTGATGGGAAAGTTGATGTTTCTCAAATGGCTGCAAAAATAGCAAAAGGCGGAGGACATATTAATGCTTCTGGTGGAAAATTTGATGATTTCAAAGAAACTATTAACTATAACGATGTAAAAACTTACGTACAAGGAAAATTAGATAAAATCTAA
- a CDS encoding RrF2 family transcriptional regulator: protein MLLTKKSEYALLSLISIAKSTEPMNVDVLSKELNISKSFLAKIMQNLAKHEIVVSHRGVNGGFALKKSYDQITILEITTAAEEKIPSVFECSPSVNDCPSQVGMLCTIWPLLNNLQLKINGFLEDLTLKDIAS, encoded by the coding sequence ATGTTATTAACAAAAAAGAGTGAATATGCACTTCTTTCTTTGATTTCAATTGCAAAAAGCACTGAACCAATGAACGTAGATGTATTATCAAAAGAATTAAATATATCAAAATCATTTTTAGCGAAAATTATGCAAAATTTAGCAAAACACGAAATAGTAGTATCTCATAGGGGTGTTAATGGTGGATTTGCTTTAAAAAAGTCTTATGACCAGATAACAATTTTAGAGATTACAACAGCAGCAGAAGAAAAAATACCTTCAGTTTTTGAGTGTTCGCCTTCAGTGAATGATTGTCCAAGTCAAGTAGGAATGTTATGTACTATTTGGCCTTTACTAAATAATTTACAGTTAAAAATCAATGGATTTTTAGAAGATCTTACATTAAAAGATATTGCTTCATGA
- the rpsO gene encoding 30S ribosomal protein S15, producing the protein MALDQDLKKEIVAQYAKKDGDTGSAQVQIALLTKQISVLTEHLKVFKQDHSSRRGLLKMVGKRKRLLKYLRRTDFAGFTELVASLGIRAK; encoded by the coding sequence ATGGCTTTAGATCAGGACTTAAAAAAAGAAATAGTTGCACAATACGCAAAAAAAGACGGTGATACAGGTTCAGCACAAGTACAAATTGCTTTATTAACTAAACAAATTTCAGTATTAACTGAACACTTAAAAGTTTTTAAACAAGATCACTCTTCAAGACGTGGACTTTTAAAAATGGTTGGAAAAAGAAAAAGACTTTTAAAATATTTAAGAAGAACTGACTTTGCAGGATTTACTGAATTAGTTGCTTCATTAGGAATTAGAGCTAAATAA
- the moaA gene encoding GTP 3',8-cyclase MoaA has translation MLIDGYGRKHDYLRVSVTERCNFRCQYCMPEKPFSWVPKENLLSYEDLFKFIKASIDEGIKKVRITGGEPLLREGLDTFLKMIFDYKNDIDLALTTNAFLLPNAAQKLKDAGLKRINISLDSMRADVAAKIAQKNVLPTVLKGIQAADDAGLKIKINCVPIKGINDQDIVEVLDFCKERGYIIRFIEFMENHHAKEGAKGLNSDEMKEIISRKYKIVKTIPRDTSSPAQYYELEDGYQFGIIEPHKDDFCSACNRIRLTAEGYLIPCLYFEDAMSIKDAVRNDNIDEAVAILKKVLAGKPEKNKWSVKDDNEVSSRAFYETGG, from the coding sequence ATGTTAATAGATGGATATGGTAGAAAACATGATTATTTAAGAGTATCAGTTACAGAGCGATGTAATTTTAGATGTCAGTATTGTATGCCTGAAAAACCTTTTTCATGGGTCCCAAAAGAAAACTTACTTTCATACGAAGATTTATTTAAATTTATAAAAGCATCAATAGATGAAGGTATTAAAAAAGTTAGAATAACAGGTGGTGAACCATTATTAAGAGAAGGTTTAGACACTTTTCTTAAAATGATTTTTGACTATAAAAATGATATAGATTTAGCTTTAACAACAAATGCATTTTTACTTCCAAATGCAGCACAAAAGTTAAAAGATGCAGGGCTAAAACGAATAAATATTTCATTAGATAGTATGAGAGCTGATGTAGCTGCAAAAATCGCTCAAAAAAATGTTTTACCAACAGTATTAAAAGGTATTCAAGCAGCCGATGATGCAGGTTTAAAAATCAAAATAAACTGTGTTCCAATAAAAGGAATAAATGACCAAGACATTGTTGAGGTTTTAGATTTTTGTAAAGAACGTGGTTATATTATTAGATTTATTGAATTTATGGAAAATCATCATGCAAAAGAGGGTGCTAAGGGTTTAAATTCTGATGAAATGAAAGAAATTATTTCAAGAAAATATAAAATTGTTAAAACAATACCAAGAGATACAAGCTCACCTGCACAATATTATGAATTAGAAGATGGTTACCAATTTGGTATTATAGAACCTCATAAAGACGACTTTTGTTCGGCTTGTAATAGAATAAGACTTACAGCAGAAGGTTACTTGATTCCTTGTTTATATTTTGAAGATGCAATGAGTATTAAGGATGCAGTAAGAAATGATAATATAGATGAAGCAGTTGCAATTTTGAAAAAAGTGCTAGCTGGTAAACCTGAAAAAAATAAATGGTCTGTAAAAGATGATAATGAAGTTTCAAGTAGAGCATTTTATGAAACAGGTGGATGA
- a CDS encoding glycosyl transferase yields the protein MNFKKYIKAVGTGPKGNRELEEDEVIDAVESILENKVTQSQMGAFLIGWRTKLETNPELIACVKALKKYMKFTKVENSIELGYSFDGRTNNPFLFPLYENILKEFHKNNKDIKELHLVISGDLLQPAKNGLTTKQVFEALDIKEYVHFFNRAEYLKELSDITPLRHELGLRTVFNTVEKLLNPASSEYGVTTAFHKPYVQKYLAIFKKYYKEVLVVKASEGSPEVFKNGKYWKEVNGEIVEFPFDLKDFGISYDKTYENITLEEALEIVKNPDEEILKLAKFNIALYLVFAQRVDSLEEAWKRLN from the coding sequence ATGAATTTTAAAAAATATATAAAAGCAGTAGGAACAGGTCCTAAAGGAAATAGAGAATTAGAAGAAGATGAAGTAATTGATGCAGTCGAATCTATTTTAGAAAATAAAGTTACACAAAGCCAAATGGGTGCATTTTTAATTGGATGGAGAACTAAACTTGAAACAAATCCTGAATTAATAGCATGTGTAAAAGCACTTAAAAAATATATGAAATTTACAAAAGTAGAAAACTCAATAGAACTAGGTTATTCATTTGATGGAAGAACAAACAATCCATTTTTATTTCCTTTATATGAAAATATATTAAAAGAGTTTCATAAAAATAATAAAGATATAAAAGAATTACACTTAGTAATATCAGGTGATTTATTACAACCTGCAAAAAATGGTTTAACTACAAAACAAGTATTTGAAGCATTGGATATAAAAGAGTATGTTCATTTCTTCAATAGAGCAGAGTACTTAAAAGAATTAAGTGATATTACACCTTTAAGACATGAGTTAGGTTTAAGAACTGTTTTTAATACAGTTGAGAAATTACTAAATCCAGCTTCAAGTGAATATGGAGTTACAACAGCATTTCATAAACCTTATGTACAAAAATACCTAGCAATATTTAAAAAGTATTACAAAGAAGTTTTAGTAGTAAAAGCTAGTGAAGGAAGTCCTGAAGTATTTAAAAATGGTAAATATTGGAAAGAAGTAAATGGCGAAATAGTTGAATTTCCTTTTGATTTAAAAGATTTTGGAATCTCTTATGATAAAACTTATGAAAATATTACATTAGAAGAAGCCTTGGAAATTGTTAAAAATCCTGATGAAGAGATTTTAAAACTTGCTAAATTTAATATTGCATTATATTTAGTTTTTGCACAAAGAGTTGATAGCTTAGAAGAAGCGTGGAAAAGGTTAAATTAA
- the cobA gene encoding uroporphyrinogen-III C-methyltransferase, producing the protein MGKVYLTGAGPGAIDLMTVKAARMITQADIIIYDRLANPKILETAKKDCELIYVGKQKGKHSVPQDQINELIYQAALKHEKVVRLKGGDPFVFGRGGEEAIFLFNKGIKFEIIPGITSAISVPAYAGIPVTHRGVTTSFRVVTGHESPNKKISQIEWESFLNDETLVFLMGFHNIGLITKNLMEHGKRRDYPCAVISKGSTPDQEVVVSTLENIVEDSLNMPTPAIIVVGEVVKLREKIKWTY; encoded by the coding sequence ATGGGAAAAGTATATTTAACAGGAGCAGGTCCTGGAGCAATTGATTTAATGACAGTAAAAGCTGCAAGAATGATTACTCAAGCTGATATTATCATATATGATAGATTAGCAAATCCAAAAATATTAGAAACAGCAAAAAAGGATTGTGAATTAATTTATGTAGGAAAACAAAAAGGTAAGCATTCTGTTCCACAAGATCAAATAAATGAACTTATTTATCAAGCAGCACTTAAACATGAAAAAGTTGTAAGACTAAAAGGTGGTGATCCTTTTGTATTTGGTCGTGGTGGTGAAGAAGCAATTTTTCTTTTTAATAAGGGAATAAAATTTGAAATAATCCCAGGTATTACATCTGCTATTTCTGTACCTGCTTATGCTGGAATTCCAGTAACACATAGAGGTGTTACAACATCATTTAGAGTAGTAACAGGTCATGAATCACCAAATAAAAAAATATCTCAAATAGAATGGGAAAGTTTTTTAAATGATGAAACATTAGTTTTTTTAATGGGCTTTCATAATATTGGACTTATTACTAAAAATTTAATGGAACATGGTAAAAGAAGAGATTATCCCTGTGCTGTAATATCAAAAGGCTCAACACCTGACCAAGAAGTTGTAGTTTCAACTTTAGAAAATATTGTTGAAGACTCTTTAAATATGCCAACACCTGCAATTATAGTTGTAGGAGAAGTTGTTAAATTAAGAGAAAAAATAAAGTGGACATATTAG
- a CDS encoding amino acid ABC transporter substrate-binding protein: MKFLKTASLSVVAIALSSSLASADTLDSIKSKGTLSCGVSTGIAGFSATDSSGQWKGIDVDMCKAVASAVFGDASKVKYVPLTAKERFTALQSGEIDMLSRSTTWTNTRDTSLGLNFAGVNYYDGQGFLISTKIGVDSALELDGATVCIQAGTTTELNLTDYFKANKMTYKPITYDTSGQTIEGFKSGRCDVVTSDASQLYGLVLKVKDPSTVKVLPEIISKEPLGPVVRQGDDKWFNIVKWTHIAMLNAEEMGITQANVDTMKNSKNPNIQRLLGESGEAGKNLGLDAKWAYNIIKNVGNYGESFDRNVGKGSPLKIDRGLNKLWNQGGLQYGAPIR; this comes from the coding sequence ATGAAATTTTTAAAAACTGCGTCATTATCTGTAGTTGCTATAGCTTTATCTTCAAGTCTTGCATCAGCAGATACATTAGATTCAATCAAAAGTAAAGGTACGCTTAGTTGTGGTGTTTCAACTGGTATTGCAGGTTTCTCTGCTACTGATTCTAGTGGTCAATGGAAAGGGATAGATGTTGATATGTGTAAAGCTGTTGCATCTGCTGTTTTTGGTGATGCTTCAAAAGTAAAATATGTTCCTTTAACTGCAAAAGAAAGATTTACAGCTCTTCAAAGTGGTGAAATTGATATGCTATCAAGATCTACTACTTGGACTAATACTAGAGATACATCTTTAGGTTTAAACTTTGCAGGTGTAAATTATTATGATGGGCAAGGTTTCCTTATTTCTACAAAAATTGGTGTAGATTCAGCATTAGAGCTTGACGGTGCAACAGTTTGTATTCAAGCAGGAACAACAACTGAATTAAACTTAACTGATTATTTCAAAGCTAATAAAATGACATATAAACCAATTACTTATGATACATCTGGACAAACAATTGAAGGATTTAAATCAGGTCGTTGTGATGTTGTAACTTCAGATGCTTCTCAATTATATGGACTAGTATTAAAAGTAAAAGATCCAAGTACAGTAAAAGTACTTCCTGAAATTATTTCAAAAGAACCTTTAGGACCTGTTGTTAGACAAGGTGATGACAAATGGTTTAATATTGTTAAATGGACACATATTGCAATGTTAAATGCAGAAGAAATGGGTATTACTCAAGCAAATGTTGATACTATGAAAAATAGTAAAAACCCTAATATCCAAAGATTACTAGGTGAATCTGGTGAAGCTGGTAAAAACTTAGGATTAGACGCTAAATGGGCATATAACATTATAAAAAATGTTGGTAACTACGGTGAATCATTTGATAGAAATGTAGGAAAAGGTTCTCCACTTAAAATTGATAGAGGTTTAAATAAACTTTGGAATCAAGGTGGTCTTCAATATGGAGCACCAATTAGATAA
- a CDS encoding amino acid ABC transporter permease, translating into MKKYKKTPQPQVAFYNNPENRAIIYQVLALVLIFLLTYFVINNMFINIEKRGINTGFDFLNSEAGFGILQSLIPYDESDTHGKVFIVGLLNTILVSVIGIIFATIIGLLVGVGRLSKNFMVSKLSLVYVETFRNIPILLQILFWYNVVLASLPSPKQSISFFDSIFFNNRGLYIPRPILESGFTAVIIAFIIAIVSVIYLKKWADKRHDETGQDFPLFWVSIGILISAPTLVFFLSGTPATLEYSVFKGFNFNGGWTLIPELLALAFALSIYTATYIAEAVRAGIEAVPQGQKEAASALGLKDSTILKKVVLPQALRVIIPPVINQYLNLIKNSSLATAIGYPELVTVFSGTSLNQVGQAVEIILMTMAVYLTLSILISILMNYINSRMQIKER; encoded by the coding sequence ATGAAAAAATACAAGAAAACCCCTCAACCGCAGGTTGCATTTTATAACAATCCCGAAAACAGGGCAATTATCTATCAAGTACTAGCATTAGTACTTATCTTCTTATTAACATATTTTGTAATAAATAATATGTTTATAAATATTGAAAAACGTGGGATTAATACAGGATTCGATTTTTTAAATAGCGAAGCTGGTTTTGGAATCTTACAATCACTAATTCCTTATGACGAATCTGATACACATGGAAAAGTATTTATTGTAGGACTTTTAAATACAATTTTAGTTTCTGTGATTGGTATTATATTTGCAACAATAATTGGACTTTTAGTTGGTGTTGGAAGACTATCAAAAAACTTTATGGTTTCTAAATTATCTTTAGTTTATGTAGAAACTTTTAGAAATATTCCAATTTTATTACAAATTCTATTTTGGTATAATGTTGTATTAGCCTCACTACCAAGTCCTAAACAAAGTATCTCATTTTTTGATTCTATTTTCTTTAATAATCGTGGACTTTATATTCCAAGACCTATATTAGAAAGTGGATTTACAGCTGTTATAATTGCATTTATAATTGCAATAGTTTCTGTAATATATCTAAAAAAATGGGCTGATAAAAGACATGATGAAACAGGTCAAGATTTTCCTTTATTTTGGGTTTCTATTGGTATTTTAATAAGTGCTCCAACTTTAGTATTCTTTTTAAGTGGCACTCCTGCTACATTAGAATATTCAGTATTCAAAGGATTTAACTTTAATGGTGGATGGACTTTAATTCCTGAACTTCTAGCACTTGCTTTTGCACTTAGTATCTATACTGCAACATATATCGCAGAAGCAGTTCGTGCTGGTATTGAAGCAGTACCTCAAGGTCAAAAAGAAGCTGCTAGTGCTTTAGGATTAAAAGATAGTACAATTTTGAAAAAAGTAGTATTACCACAAGCACTTAGAGTTATTATTCCTCCTGTAATTAACCAATATCTTAACTTAATAAAAAACTCCTCACTTGCAACTGCAATAGGATATCCTGAGTTAGTAACAGTTTTTTCAGGAACTTCACTAAATCAAGTTGGTCAAGCAGTAGAAATTATTTTAATGACAATGGCTGTTTATTTAACATTAAGTATTCTCATCTCCATATTGATGAATTACATAAATTCTAGAATGCAAATAAAGGAGCGATAA
- a CDS encoding amino acid ABC transporter permease translates to MAIYEKLEAKPAPLGTKGLIHWAKENLFSSILSSILTILSVYLLYVTIPPLLDWLIFDATWSGTKEEITKDGARWIFIIEKFNQFIYGFYPEELYWRPNLALVIFAVYIIIFKKVHNIKVKVFILISFPIITYTLVSGGLGLEVVETEKWGGLLLTIIVASVGIIASFPIGILFALGRQSNMPIIKTISVIYIEFIRGVPLITLLFMSSVILPLFFPEGMDFDKLLRALIGITLFQAAYIAEVVRGGLQAIPKGQYEAADAMGLSYWQSMGLIVLPQALKISIPNIVGSFISLFKDTTLILIIGLFDVLAMVTLTNSDTDWLGFETEGYVFVTMIYWIICFSMSRYAKSIEDKFNTNHK, encoded by the coding sequence ATGGCAATTTATGAAAAATTAGAAGCTAAACCAGCTCCTTTAGGAACAAAAGGATTGATTCATTGGGCTAAAGAGAATTTATTCTCTTCAATTCTTAGTTCAATATTAACAATACTTTCTGTATATCTTCTTTATGTAACTATTCCTCCATTATTGGATTGGTTGATTTTTGATGCAACTTGGAGTGGGACAAAAGAAGAGATTACAAAAGATGGTGCTAGATGGATTTTTATTATTGAAAAATTCAATCAATTTATTTATGGTTTCTATCCTGAAGAGTTATATTGGAGACCAAACTTAGCATTAGTAATTTTTGCAGTTTATATTATAATATTTAAAAAAGTTCATAATATTAAAGTAAAAGTATTTATTCTTATATCTTTTCCTATTATCACATATACTTTAGTATCAGGTGGATTAGGATTAGAAGTTGTTGAAACAGAAAAATGGGGAGGATTACTTCTTACTATTATTGTAGCATCAGTTGGTATTATTGCATCATTTCCAATAGGGATTTTATTTGCATTAGGTAGACAATCTAATATGCCAATTATTAAAACAATATCTGTTATTTATATAGAATTTATTAGAGGTGTACCTTTAATTACCTTACTATTTATGTCTTCAGTAATTTTACCACTATTTTTTCCAGAGGGAATGGATTTTGATAAATTATTAAGAGCATTAATTGGTATTACATTATTTCAAGCTGCATATATAGCAGAAGTTGTAAGAGGTGGACTACAAGCTATTCCTAAAGGTCAATATGAAGCTGCTGATGCAATGGGCTTGAGTTATTGGCAATCAATGGGATTAATTGTTCTTCCACAAGCACTTAAAATATCAATTCCAAATATAGTTGGTTCATTTATTTCACTATTTAAAGATACGACTTTAATTTTAATTATTGGATTATTCGATGTATTAGCAATGGTTACATTAACCAATAGTGATACAGACTGGTTAGGATTTGAAACAGAAGGTTATGTTTTTGTAACAATGATATATTGGATAATTTGTTTTAGTATGTCAAGATACGCTAAATCAATTGAAGATAAATTTAATACAAATCACAAATAG
- a CDS encoding amino acid ABC transporter ATP-binding protein yields MSELEYIIEMNEVNKWYGDFHVLKDINLKVKKGERVVICGPSGSGKSTTIRCMNRLEPFQEGQIMINGLELTEDVKRIREVRKHVGMVFQHFNLFPHLSILENLILAPTWVSKMPRKEAIKTAMHYLERVKIADQADKYPNQLSGGQQQRVAIARCLCSNPDIMLFDEPTAALDPEMIGEVLDVMTELADDGITMVCVTHEMGFAKKVADRVIFMDAGQIIEENTPHEFFDNPQSDRLKMFLEQILDH; encoded by the coding sequence ATGAGTGAATTAGAATATATAATAGAAATGAACGAAGTTAATAAATGGTACGGTGATTTTCATGTACTTAAAGATATTAATTTAAAAGTAAAAAAAGGTGAGAGAGTTGTAATTTGTGGACCATCTGGATCTGGAAAATCTACAACAATTAGATGTATGAATAGACTTGAACCTTTTCAAGAAGGTCAAATCATGATTAATGGTTTAGAACTAACTGAAGATGTTAAAAGAATTAGAGAAGTAAGAAAGCATGTTGGAATGGTATTCCAACATTTTAATCTTTTTCCTCATCTTTCAATTTTAGAAAATTTGATATTAGCTCCTACTTGGGTTTCAAAGATGCCAAGAAAAGAAGCTATTAAAACTGCAATGCATTATTTAGAACGAGTAAAAATTGCAGATCAAGCTGATAAATATCCAAATCAATTATCAGGAGGACAACAACAACGTGTGGCAATTGCTAGATGTTTATGTTCAAACCCTGATATTATGCTATTTGATGAACCAACAGCTGCACTTGACCCTGAAATGATTGGTGAAGTACTAGATGTTATGACCGAACTAGCTGATGATGGAATTACAATGGTTTGTGTAACACATGAAATGGGATTTGCAAAAAAAGTAGCAGATAGAGTAATTTTTATGGATGCAGGTCAAATAATTGAAGAAAATACTCCTCATGAATTCTTTGATAATCCACAATCAGATAGATTAAAAATGTTCTTAGAACAAATATTAGACCATTAA